A window of bacterium contains these coding sequences:
- the folK gene encoding 2-amino-4-hydroxy-6-hydroxymethyldihydropteridine diphosphokinase: protein MNKIYLGIGSNLGDRLANIKTAIKELSSFLEIEKSSSIYETSPWGYKKQPDFLNCVVYGKTSLKPLELLEKLQSVEKQLKKDPKKEKFGPRTIDMDILFYNDESIIFPNIVIPHPLLHLRKFVLVPMNELNSGFIHPILKRTISVLLHDLKSDETCKEVKSDG, encoded by the coding sequence ATGAATAAAATATATTTAGGAATCGGTTCGAACCTTGGCGACAGGCTCGCTAACATCAAAACCGCAATTAAAGAATTATCTTCTTTTTTAGAGATAGAAAAATCTTCTTCTATATACGAAACTTCTCCCTGGGGCTATAAAAAACAACCCGATTTCCTGAATTGTGTGGTTTACGGGAAAACATCTCTAAAACCATTAGAATTATTAGAAAAACTGCAATCCGTTGAAAAACAATTAAAAAAAGACCCAAAAAAAGAAAAATTCGGACCTCGTACTATAGATATGGACATTTTATTTTATAATGACGAATCAATTATCTTCCCTAATATTGTAATTCCTCATCCGTTATTGCATCTCAGAAAGTTTGTTCTTGTCCCGATGAATGAACTTAATTCCGGTTTCATACATCCTATATTAAAAAGAACTATATCCGTATTATTACACGACCTGAAAAGCGATGAAACCTGCAAGGAGGTAAAATCCGATGGATAA
- a CDS encoding HAD family hydrolase translates to MKTVKDFVSLKRAILFDLFHTLTSLESKWGQYTSDFLGIDREVWTRELTEKSRYRLSGEEKDPFTLVKRLAHSINPNIPLDLIQKATNNRLKRFENALINIPDNTKYTLKKLKEMNKIIGLISNADVSEMAGWNKSPIVPYFDKVIFSCDVGFVKPEKEIYEYAFRELNITPEESVFIGDGGSNELYGAKQVGLSTIMITGIMKELWPDRIDSIKVNADYVIENINELVD, encoded by the coding sequence ATGAAAACAGTTAAGGATTTCGTTTCATTAAAAAGAGCAATTCTTTTTGACCTTTTCCATACATTGACTTCCCTTGAGTCAAAATGGGGACAATATACTTCTGACTTTTTAGGGATTGATAGAGAAGTATGGACTCGAGAATTAACGGAAAAATCCCGCTATAGACTTTCCGGGGAAGAAAAAGATCCGTTTACTCTGGTAAAAAGACTGGCTCATTCGATTAACCCAAATATTCCTCTGGATTTAATTCAGAAAGCCACAAACAACAGGCTAAAAAGATTTGAAAACGCTTTAATTAATATTCCTGATAACACAAAATACACATTAAAAAAGTTAAAAGAAATGAATAAAATAATCGGGCTGATAAGCAACGCAGACGTATCCGAAATGGCGGGATGGAACAAATCACCAATAGTTCCTTACTTTGACAAGGTAATATTTTCCTGCGATGTCGGATTTGTAAAACCCGAGAAAGAAATATACGAATATGCCTTTAGAGAATTGAATATAACCCCTGAAGAATCCGTTTTTATAGGAGACGGCGGTTCGAACGAATTATACGGCGCAAAACAGGTCGGGTTGTCGACTATTATGATAACGGGAATTATGAAAGAACTATGGCCAGATAGAATCGATTCCATAAAAGTCAACGCCGATTACGTAATCGAAAACATTAATGAGTTAGTTGATTAA
- a CDS encoding T9SS type A sorting domain-containing protein: MKRYLILFSVFSLTAISSNSFAQHAGWTSYNADGQFITAIAAKGNDLWIGTKGGLVKMNKTTGEMIFYNTSNSGLPYKSVSALAIEGTTGDLWIGIGNYPDYGLVRFDGTTWTVYNKTNSGLPHNEVTALAIEGSNIWIVTPGGLTKFDGTNWTTYNSGLPSNIIYDIALEGSNIWVTTYHTGLTKFDGTNWTTFNTSNSGLPSNDISDIATEGNNIWIGIYDDGLVKFDGTNWTIFNDSNSGLPSNGVFTLETEGSNVWLGTYGGIAKFDGTNWTVYDTSNSGLSSNYVSTLLIEQNNIWASILSIPPYYYVDSLVQFDGTKWSTFSTANSGLLSNDIWAIAIEGGNKWIATTGGLSKFDGTNWTTYDTSNSGLPCNDISDIATEGNNIWIGTYYSGLTKFDGVNWTVFNASNSGLPDNSVSALAIEGNNIWIGTGEGLAKFDGTNWTVYDTSNSGLPFNIVYALAVEGSNKWIGTYGGLAKFDGTNWTIYNTSNSGLPGNDVLALGIEENNIWIGTGYVGLAKFDGTNWTVYNKSNSGLPSNIVYALAVEGSNKWIGTYGGLAKFDGTNWTVYNTSNSGLPYNEIWSLAIEGNNIWVGTYDVNGYFGGLAVYNTTGIEEQSNLDFGLRNAELKILRNPFIKSTVITYTIPPNSSSPNNYYTNTLLTIYDLSGRCVKTLINEQKPAGTYTTTLSANTLKTGVYFLTLSTGFSKTTKKITIIK; this comes from the coding sequence ATGAAAAGATATTTGATTTTATTTTCTGTTTTTTCCCTTACCGCAATCTCCTCCAATTCCTTTGCTCAACATGCAGGCTGGACTAGTTATAATGCAGATGGGCAATTTATTACGGCCATTGCTGCTAAGGGGAATGATTTATGGATTGGGACCAAGGGTGGACTTGTAAAAATGAACAAAACTACCGGGGAAATGATATTTTATAATACCTCAAATTCGGGGTTGCCCTATAAGAGTGTTTCTGCTCTTGCAATAGAAGGGACGACTGGCGATCTCTGGATTGGTATTGGTAATTACCCTGATTATGGACTTGTAAGGTTTGATGGCACTACATGGACTGTGTATAATAAAACAAATTCTGGTTTGCCTCATAATGAAGTCACCGCTCTTGCAATAGAAGGGAGTAATATCTGGATTGTCACCCCTGGTGGGCTTACGAAGTTTGACGGGACGAACTGGACTACCTATAATTCCGGATTACCTTCTAACATTATCTATGATATTGCACTAGAAGGAAGTAATATCTGGGTTACTACTTATCACACTGGACTTACAAAGTTTGATGGCACCAACTGGACTACGTTTAACACCTCAAATTCAGGGTTGCCTTCTAATGACATATCTGATATTGCAACAGAAGGGAATAATATATGGATTGGCATTTATGACGATGGACTTGTGAAGTTTGACGGGACTAATTGGACTATATTCAACGACTCAAATTCCGGGTTGCCGTCTAATGGTGTTTTTACTCTTGAGACAGAAGGAAGCAATGTTTGGCTTGGTACTTATGGTGGAATTGCAAAGTTTGACGGCACCAACTGGACTGTCTATGATACCTCAAATTCCGGGTTATCTTCTAACTATGTTAGCACTCTTTTGATAGAACAAAATAACATCTGGGCTAGTATTTTAAGTATACCACCTTATTATTATGTTGATAGTCTTGTACAATTTGACGGTACCAAATGGAGTACCTTCTCTACCGCAAATTCCGGTTTACTTTCTAACGATATCTGGGCTATTGCAATAGAAGGTGGTAATAAATGGATTGCCACTACTGGTGGTCTTTCGAAGTTTGACGGCACTAACTGGACTACCTATGACACCTCAAATTCCGGATTACCTTGTAATGACATATCTGATATTGCAACAGAAGGGAATAATATATGGATTGGAACTTATTATAGTGGTCTTACGAAGTTTGACGGTGTAAACTGGACCGTCTTCAATGCCTCAAATTCCGGTTTGCCTGATAACAGCGTTTCTGCTCTTGCAATAGAAGGAAATAATATATGGATTGGTACTGGTGAGGGTCTTGCGAAGTTTGATGGCACTAACTGGACTGTCTATGATACTTCAAATTCAGGTTTGCCTTTTAACATTGTCTATGCTCTTGCAGTAGAAGGAAGTAATAAATGGATTGGTACTTATGGTGGACTTGCAAAATTTGACGGAACAAACTGGACTATTTATAACACCTCAAATTCAGGTTTACCTGGTAATGATGTCCTTGCCCTCGGGATAGAAGAGAATAATATATGGATTGGCACTGGGTATGTTGGTCTTGCGAAATTTGACGGCACTAACTGGACTGTCTATAATAAATCAAATTCCGGTTTGCCTTCTAACATTGTATATGCTCTTGCAGTAGAAGGAAGTAATAAATGGATTGGTACTTATGGTGGACTTGCAAAATTTGACGGAACTAACTGGACAGTTTATAATACTTCAAATTCAGGTTTGCCTTATAATGAAATCTGGTCTCTCGCAATAGAAGGAAATAATATCTGGGTTGGAACTTATGATGTTAATGGCTATTTTGGTGGTCTTGCAGTATATAATACCACAGGGATAGAGGAACAGTCAAATTTGGATTTTGGACTTCGGAATGCGGAATTAAAAATACTGAGGAATCCGTTTATTAAATCAACAGTAATTACTTATACTATTCCTCCTAATTCCTCTTCTCCCAATAACTATTACACTAATACACTATTAACTATTTATGACCTTTCCGGCCGTTGCGTTAAAACTTTAATCAATGAACAAAAACCTGCAGGCACTTACACCACAACTCTCTCCGCAAACACCCTCAAAACAGGCGTTTACTTTCTAACCCTCTCCACCGGCTTCTCCAAAACAACAAAGAAGATTACGATTATAAAATAA
- a CDS encoding N-acetyltransferase → MNYFVHPTAIIDEGAEIGEGSRIWHFSHVMKGAKIGKDCLLSQNCFIAPNAILGNGVKLENNVSVYALVTLEDYVFCGPSMVFTNDLNPRSKYPKGGKWVPTLVKYGASLGANCTVVCGNTIGRCAMVGSGAVVTKDIPDYAIVVGAPARIIGWMCECGAKLEFKDGKAHCDKCGRNYKKTDNKCEEVK, encoded by the coding sequence ATGAATTACTTCGTTCATCCAACTGCAATCATAGATGAAGGTGCAGAAATTGGAGAAGGCTCAAGAATATGGCATTTTTCACACGTAATGAAAGGCGCCAAAATAGGTAAAGACTGTTTGTTAAGTCAGAACTGTTTTATCGCTCCGAATGCAATACTGGGAAACGGCGTAAAATTAGAAAACAACGTATCCGTATATGCGCTTGTTACACTTGAAGATTATGTATTTTGCGGTCCATCAATGGTGTTCACAAACGACTTAAATCCCCGTTCAAAATATCCAAAAGGCGGGAAATGGGTTCCTACACTTGTTAAATACGGTGCATCACTTGGTGCAAATTGTACTGTAGTTTGCGGGAATACGATTGGCAGATGCGCAATGGTAGGTTCAGGCGCAGTCGTAACAAAAGACATCCCCGATTACGCAATAGTCGTAGGCGCTCCTGCCCGTATAATAGGCTGGATGTGCGAATGCGGAGCCAAATTGGAATTCAAAGACGGCAAAGCTCATTGTGATAAATGTGGTCGAAACTACAAGAAAACAGATAATAAATGTGAAGAAGTAAAGTAA
- a CDS encoding class I SAM-dependent methyltransferase → MDKYKTDDIIKRWDIHAEEYASYCSKYGDRNKEVLLTPTFLKMIGDVSSKRVLDAGCGEGFLSRLLAERGASVTAVDYSKGLVEIARKRTPEGINIDYRHENLEHLNSLTNDFFDTVVSCCAVQDVLDYKSAIKELSRVLKTRGTFILAIPHPCFSSDGSWVRDTDNKKLYWKTDNYFFEREYNFWAKTRENNPITFHRTITSYFKTLTEAGFLIRELIEPFPSKESIEKYPNFKDDLRMSHFLILKLIKSS, encoded by the coding sequence ATGGATAAATACAAAACAGACGACATCATAAAACGATGGGACATTCACGCCGAAGAATATGCTTCTTATTGTTCAAAATATGGAGATCGCAACAAAGAAGTGTTATTAACGCCCACATTTTTGAAGATGATAGGAGATGTTAGTTCAAAAAGAGTACTCGATGCCGGGTGTGGTGAAGGATTTCTTAGCCGACTTCTTGCAGAGCGTGGAGCTTCTGTCACAGCAGTAGATTATTCAAAAGGATTAGTAGAAATAGCCCGTAAAAGGACTCCGGAAGGTATTAATATTGATTACCGTCATGAGAACCTCGAACATCTTAATTCATTGACAAATGATTTTTTTGATACGGTTGTATCCTGTTGCGCCGTGCAAGACGTCCTCGATTACAAATCTGCAATCAAAGAATTGTCCCGTGTATTAAAAACAAGAGGAACATTTATTTTAGCTATTCCACATCCCTGTTTTTCTTCTGATGGAAGTTGGGTTCGGGACACGGATAATAAAAAACTCTACTGGAAAACGGATAACTATTTTTTTGAACGCGAATACAATTTCTGGGCAAAAACCCGGGAGAACAATCCCATTACTTTTCATCGGACAATAACGAGTTATTTCAAAACACTAACTGAAGCGGGATTTCTTATTCGAGAACTTATTGAGCCATTCCCTTCAAAAGAAAGTATTGAGAAATACCCTAATTTTAAGGATGATTTGAGAATGAGTCATTTTTTAATACTAAAGCTAATAAAGAGTTCTTAA
- a CDS encoding NYN domain-containing protein, whose amino-acid sequence MHFILDGYNIIFKLSSLFNSPNIKNSRVKLIHYIRIKSPQGSHRNPVTIVFDSSQLITDYPIPSGIEVKFANKISADDYIIKLIEKSPTPKMITLVTDDRELQLRAKTLDASYIGVEDFFAPKMTHKPKGTSKPSLSATDMREINSELLAKERPQTTKKRFL is encoded by the coding sequence ATGCATTTCATACTCGACGGCTACAACATAATCTTCAAACTATCCTCTTTATTCAACAGCCCTAACATCAAAAACAGCAGGGTTAAACTTATTCACTATATCAGAATAAAAAGCCCGCAGGGTAGTCATAGAAACCCCGTAACCATTGTGTTTGACTCTTCCCAACTCATAACCGATTACCCCATACCTTCCGGCATTGAAGTGAAATTCGCAAATAAAATCAGCGCAGACGATTATATTATAAAACTAATAGAAAAATCCCCTACTCCCAAAATGATAACTCTTGTAACCGATGACAGGGAATTACAGCTCCGCGCAAAAACATTGGATGCTTCTTATATAGGAGTCGAAGACTTCTTTGCGCCCAAAATGACACATAAACCAAAAGGTACTTCAAAACCATCACTTTCCGCAACTGATATGAGAGAAATCAATTCGGAATTATTGGCAAAAGAAAGACCGCAAACTACAAAAAAAAGATTTTTATAA
- a CDS encoding UbiA family prenyltransferase produces MTIIRPLNGLIGAVSVFIGALLTHTPLNPVQVLFACLVCFFIISAGNVLNDYADIEIDKINKPKTLIASGKLKPNQALGISIILFIIGLVLSIELSSPMFLVALSTSLLLFLYNFNLKKAGISGNLLVAFLGGLPFVYGGVLQNNWTATIPPFLFAFLLHLARELLKDIQDINGDKVGNAVSFPIKYGIKPSIRLTVSILIILILFTPIPFLLNLYGFAYLITVILFIDIPIIFLIYKVLKNNSFVPTACNILKFNMLIGLVVLALGYYK; encoded by the coding sequence ATGACCATTATCAGACCCCTAAACGGATTAATCGGAGCTGTATCCGTTTTTATTGGCGCACTCCTTACTCATACCCCCCTTAACCCCGTTCAAGTCCTGTTTGCCTGTTTAGTGTGCTTTTTTATAATAAGCGCAGGAAACGTCCTCAACGATTATGCAGATATAGAAATAGATAAAATAAATAAACCTAAAACCCTAATCGCATCCGGAAAATTAAAACCTAATCAGGCATTGGGAATAAGTATAATATTATTCATAATCGGACTTGTCCTTAGTATAGAACTATCTTCACCTATGTTTCTTGTTGCCCTTTCAACTTCTTTACTGCTTTTCCTGTACAACTTTAACTTAAAAAAAGCAGGCATCTCCGGAAATTTACTCGTAGCTTTTCTTGGCGGGTTGCCTTTCGTTTATGGAGGAGTGTTACAAAACAACTGGACGGCAACTATCCCGCCGTTTTTATTTGCTTTTTTACTGCACCTCGCAAGGGAATTATTAAAAGACATCCAGGATATTAACGGAGATAAAGTCGGAAACGCAGTCTCGTTCCCAATAAAATACGGAATAAAACCATCCATTCGTCTAACTGTCTCAATACTAATAATACTTATTTTATTTACGCCTATCCCCTTTCTCTTGAATTTATACGGGTTTGCTTACCTTATAACCGTTATATTATTTATTGATATACCGATTATATTTTTAATTTATAAAGTATTAAAAAACAATTCTTTTGTCCCAACTGCCTGTAACATCCTTAAATTCAATATGTTAATAGGATTGGTAGTTCTGGCTTTAGGATATTACAAATAA
- a CDS encoding radical SAM protein — protein MRADTKLKVLGELSQFDVCGSPQAFVTHKTSPRFPFIYHSIGENNEGNSTRLFKILQTNACEHNCSYCANRKDRNFERLSFTPKELAETFMYYYEENLVEGCFISSAINKGVEASQQSVLDTIKLLRKKYKYEGYIHTKILPGVDEEMIREVAKYSDRLSINLEAPGDEWLSKMSKHKKFSNILSQLQSIAKISEEKKLKSGVTTQFMVGGTNESDKEIMNLVSKLYKEFKLRRVYYSGFMPIENTPLENLSPCFPQRELRLYQADSLIRQYNFTSEELPFDSKGLLPINEDPKLAWAKQHLDLFPIEINKASFEELLRVPGFGKISADKIIEARQINKITTLDTLKRLGAPISKARNFITLENHFFPTKSPELEAKYTDKAGAVGKLLQKQLFLWEEM, from the coding sequence ATGAGAGCAGATACTAAATTAAAAGTACTCGGGGAATTGTCCCAGTTTGATGTCTGTGGAAGCCCACAGGCATTCGTAACTCATAAAACTTCTCCACGTTTCCCTTTCATATACCACTCAATAGGTGAAAACAACGAAGGAAATTCTACAAGACTATTTAAAATCCTCCAGACAAATGCCTGTGAACATAACTGTTCTTACTGCGCAAATAGAAAAGACAGAAACTTCGAAAGACTCTCCTTTACCCCGAAAGAACTTGCAGAAACGTTTATGTATTATTACGAAGAAAACCTCGTAGAAGGATGTTTTATATCATCTGCCATCAATAAAGGTGTAGAAGCTTCCCAACAGAGCGTCCTTGATACTATCAAACTCTTAAGAAAGAAATACAAATATGAAGGTTATATCCATACCAAAATATTGCCGGGCGTAGATGAAGAAATGATTCGTGAAGTCGCCAAGTACAGCGATAGACTTTCCATAAACCTTGAAGCCCCCGGAGATGAATGGCTCTCGAAAATGTCCAAACACAAGAAATTCTCGAATATTTTGTCTCAATTGCAGAGCATAGCAAAAATTTCCGAAGAAAAGAAACTTAAATCCGGCGTTACTACACAATTTATGGTAGGCGGGACAAACGAATCCGATAAAGAAATAATGAACCTCGTATCCAAACTTTATAAAGAATTCAAACTTAGACGCGTTTATTATAGCGGATTTATGCCAATCGAAAATACACCGCTGGAAAACTTATCTCCTTGTTTTCCTCAAAGAGAATTACGACTCTATCAGGCTGATTCTTTAATACGACAATATAATTTTACTTCCGAGGAATTGCCGTTTGACAGTAAAGGACTTCTTCCTATTAATGAAGACCCGAAATTGGCATGGGCAAAACAACATCTGGATTTGTTCCCGATTGAAATTAATAAAGCTTCTTTTGAAGAACTGTTAAGAGTGCCGGGGTTTGGTAAAATATCCGCGGATAAAATAATAGAAGCCCGCCAGATAAATAAGATAACGACTCTCGATACACTTAAACGACTTGGCGCTCCTATATCAAAAGCCCGCAACTTCATAACGCTCGAAAATCATTTCTTTCCTACAAAAAGTCCCGAACTCGAAGCAAAATATACAGACAAAGCAGGCGCAGTAGGAAAACTTCTACAAAAACAACTCTTCCTCTGGGAAGAAATGTAA
- a CDS encoding NAD(P)H-hydrate dehydratase, giving the protein MKLLTSEQMRNIDKKAIEKLGIPGTVLMENAGVKLFEIIHEEFHHTKNPRIAIICGKGNNGGDGFVLARHLLNNNVYTDVFLLGNSNEVKGDAKINLDILLKSGHKVTEITNEKQIPSLKNYDLLVDAIFGTGFTGKITGIAEKIITAMNNSDIPIFSVDVPSGLNANDGSVHGVCVKASFTATMCLPKRGLVLYPGKDYTGDVYIIDIGVPPELFADIDTNIIEPDDIKKIFPVRSDNSNKGSFGKVFILAGSKGMTGAPALTSLSALKIGAGLVRLGIPESLNDIVKYLAKEVITVSLPDTSEGKFSIKAKDKILKEISNATVVVIGPGLSVSKEIKELLLSVLPKIHVPLIIDADGLNNLSLSDIKKLTCPVIITPHPGELSRLINLPIADIQAKRIDIASTVVKDSNITLVLKGAPTVIAYKKETYLNPVYNSALAKAGTGDVLTGVIAGLLAQKLTPVNAAKVGVWVHANAAEIMSKKSTKYSVLASDIIKAIPLTIKNIIT; this is encoded by the coding sequence ATGAAACTCCTTACATCCGAACAAATGCGTAATATAGACAAAAAAGCCATTGAAAAACTTGGCATCCCGGGAACGGTCCTTATGGAAAATGCCGGAGTTAAATTATTTGAAATCATTCACGAAGAGTTTCATCATACAAAAAACCCGCGTATAGCCATAATCTGCGGAAAAGGCAATAACGGCGGAGATGGCTTTGTTCTTGCCAGACACCTCTTAAATAATAATGTGTATACCGATGTTTTTCTGCTCGGCAATTCCAATGAAGTAAAAGGTGATGCAAAAATTAACCTTGATATACTTCTAAAATCAGGGCACAAAGTCACAGAAATAACCAATGAAAAACAAATACCCTCATTAAAAAACTACGACTTGCTCGTTGATGCAATATTCGGGACCGGTTTTACAGGAAAAATAACCGGAATAGCAGAAAAAATCATTACCGCTATGAATAACTCAGACATCCCAATATTTTCAGTAGATGTTCCTTCGGGATTAAATGCCAACGACGGCAGCGTCCATGGAGTCTGCGTAAAAGCTTCGTTCACGGCAACAATGTGTCTTCCAAAACGCGGGTTAGTTTTATATCCCGGTAAAGATTATACCGGGGATGTTTATATAATCGATATAGGCGTCCCGCCGGAATTATTTGCCGACATTGACACGAACATAATTGAACCCGACGATATTAAAAAAATATTCCCCGTTCGTTCTGACAATTCAAACAAAGGCAGTTTCGGTAAAGTATTTATTCTCGCAGGCTCCAAAGGTATGACAGGCGCGCCTGCTCTTACATCCCTGAGCGCGTTAAAAATAGGCGCAGGGCTTGTAAGACTCGGCATCCCCGAATCATTAAACGACATCGTAAAATATCTCGCGAAAGAAGTAATAACCGTATCTTTACCTGATACATCCGAAGGCAAATTCTCAATCAAAGCAAAAGATAAAATACTAAAAGAAATTTCCAACGCAACCGTAGTAGTAATAGGCCCGGGATTATCCGTTTCTAAGGAAATTAAAGAATTACTTTTATCAGTATTGCCGAAGATTCATGTTCCGCTTATAATAGATGCAGACGGGTTAAATAATTTGTCTTTGTCAGACATAAAGAAACTTACCTGTCCCGTAATCATAACACCTCATCCGGGAGAATTATCAAGACTGATTAACTTACCGATTGCGGACATTCAGGCAAAACGAATTGATATCGCTTCCACGGTAGTTAAGGATTCCAATATCACTTTAGTTCTAAAAGGAGCGCCTACCGTAATAGCCTATAAAAAAGAAACTTATTTAAATCCCGTATATAATTCCGCTCTTGCCAAAGCAGGAACGGGAGACGTATTAACAGGGGTAATTGCAGGGTTACTGGCACAAAAACTCACTCCCGTAAATGCGGCAAAAGTCGGAGTATGGGTGCACGCGAACGCCGCAGAAATAATGAGCAAGAAATCTACAAAATATTCCGTTCTTGCAAGCGATATAATAAAAGCTATCCCTTTGACAATAAAAAATATTATCACATAA
- a CDS encoding serine hydrolase, which yields MLKSKLNICILASVTFIIPKVFPFSGNLPIKEPGVVEIPTYTHLTKKIDPDCERAVQSMEKSIKAGLAFDITTGEIFWEHNSKKECEIASLTKIMVELLAMEKLEAKAVTLDDMVPVTQEASCIRGTRVCLKKGEMFPLESLLRAALVFSANDASHLAGYYIGGCSQEKFIKMMNKRSRELGMSHTKYWNMTGLPPKKHKYEANISNCMDLATVSLQLLKYPCIREWMCTKSFSFRKDAKMKRSTNTLMRNCDLVDGMKTGFYPNAGWNIVATSLCGERKIMVIILGAKSRKTRDDIARKIIQYEKPSNLMAGK from the coding sequence ATGCTTAAAAGTAAACTCAATATTTGTATATTGGCGAGTGTTACTTTTATTATCCCTAAAGTTTTTCCTTTCTCGGGAAATCTGCCCATAAAAGAACCTGGTGTCGTAGAAATTCCAACATATACTCACCTCACAAAAAAAATAGACCCCGATTGCGAACGTGCAGTTCAATCAATGGAAAAATCTATTAAAGCCGGTTTAGCTTTTGACATCACAACAGGGGAAATCTTCTGGGAACATAACAGTAAAAAAGAATGTGAAATCGCTTCGTTAACCAAAATTATGGTAGAACTCCTGGCTATGGAAAAATTGGAAGCAAAAGCAGTAACCCTTGACGATATGGTTCCTGTCACACAAGAAGCAAGTTGTATAAGGGGAACACGCGTATGCTTAAAAAAAGGTGAGATGTTTCCTCTTGAATCCCTGTTAAGGGCAGCTCTTGTTTTCTCGGCGAATGATGCTTCCCATCTTGCAGGTTATTACATCGGCGGATGCTCACAAGAGAAATTCATCAAAATGATGAACAAGAGATCTCGTGAACTTGGAATGTCACATACTAAATACTGGAATATGACAGGGCTTCCTCCCAAAAAACATAAATACGAAGCAAATATTTCCAACTGTATGGACCTCGCGACCGTTTCTTTACAGCTATTAAAATACCCTTGTATAAGAGAATGGATGTGCACGAAATCATTCTCTTTTCGCAAAGATGCAAAGATGAAACGCTCAACAAACACTTTAATGAGAAACTGCGACCTTGTTGATGGAATGAAAACAGGTTTCTATCCTAATGCCGGTTGGAACATAGTAGCTACATCCCTCTGCGGAGAACGTAAAATAATGGTAATTATACTCGGCGCAAAATCAAGAAAAACCCGCGACGATATCGCAAGAAAAATTATCCAGTACGAAAAACCTTCCAACTTGATGGCCGGCAAATAA
- a CDS encoding phosphotransferase gives MAKRKFPEDTMMKVIKEYSSSKTAGIKCKLEATNLAFQVKIDKKLYALRQFNRYMNAKDLSMQFLLAKLINTSGLKTPRPVLTRNGKEFVKVDDRLWALFPWCNGQAGGKEKLGDLKILVSTQGKWVECSTTLNSHPELKPIIKSAKKFRRRKSWAWVVPLDKVPEFAKEHPVIRKIPTGKHHKILSSLLPELQSNICEFEELLKKHRIHELPHIVTHGDFWASNIVISGKEAVILDMDCYSFEPRITDFAKAANFYYKEHSNSENASLFKEFQKYAKLSKEEIETLPLLMCAHDLYYAVGHLFLGDLPSIRAIKLEMKAAQRYKKEHGKILNIFLGKQ, from the coding sequence ATGGCAAAAAGAAAATTTCCGGAAGATACAATGATGAAGGTTATTAAAGAATACAGTTCTTCCAAAACGGCTGGGATTAAGTGTAAATTAGAAGCTACAAATCTTGCATTTCAAGTAAAAATTGATAAAAAACTATACGCATTACGGCAATTTAACCGTTATATGAATGCCAAAGACTTAAGTATGCAGTTCCTACTGGCAAAATTAATAAACACTTCCGGTCTTAAGACTCCGCGTCCTGTCCTTACAAGAAATGGTAAAGAATTTGTCAAAGTAGATGATAGGTTGTGGGCTTTATTTCCTTGGTGTAATGGACAAGCAGGTGGAAAGGAAAAACTGGGAGATCTAAAAATTCTTGTTTCGACGCAAGGCAAATGGGTTGAATGTTCTACAACTTTAAATTCGCATCCGGAGTTAAAACCTATTATAAAAAGCGCCAAAAAGTTTCGCCGTCGAAAGTCCTGGGCATGGGTAGTACCTTTAGATAAGGTTCCGGAATTTGCAAAAGAGCATCCTGTAATTCGTAAAATTCCTACAGGGAAACATCACAAGATTTTATCAAGTCTATTGCCTGAACTACAATCTAATATATGTGAATTCGAGGAGTTACTTAAGAAACATCGCATCCACGAATTACCTCATATTGTTACCCATGGTGATTTCTGGGCAAGTAATATTGTAATATCCGGGAAAGAAGCCGTAATACTGGATATGGATTGCTATTCTTTTGAACCAAGAATTACGGACTTTGCAAAAGCAGCTAATTTTTATTATAAGGAGCATAGTAACTCCGAAAACGCAAGTCTGTTTAAGGAATTTCAAAAATATGCAAAGCTTAGCAAAGAAGAAATAGAAACACTACCTTTATTGATGTGTGCGCATGATTTGTATTATGCTGTAGGACATTTATTTTTAGGAGACCTTCCTTCTATAAGAGCTATAAAGCTTGAAATGAAAGCCGCACAGCGTTATAAAAAAGAACACGGTAAAATATTAAATATATTTTTGGGGAAACAATGA